In the Bacteroidota bacterium genome, TCAGGGGCACCTCCACTGTAATCCGCGCATTCACACCCGTATCAATCTCCTTCGTAAAAGATATTTTCACACCATCCACAACCACCACTCCCGCATACCTTCCCGGGTCAGCGCTTTCAAACAATGCCACCCCTTCCTTATTTGTAGTCACACTGATTCCCGCGCTCCTCGTAGCCAGCGTAGCCCCCTCTTGTTTTATCGTAACAGGCACATTCGCAACAACCGTATCATCCCCCTTTATCACAAGCACCTTCAAACTCGCGCTCCCCGGAGGGCTCACAATATTCTTCAGCGTATCAAAAATATAATTCTTCCTCTTCTCCGCATTCGCTCTCCATACCCGCTCCGCCCCATCCTCCAAAACCCCCATCAGTTCTTTGTGCAGCAAATTATTCGCGCTTATTTTTTCTCCCCGCGCCACTCCCGTTTCCCGCGCCTTCATAAACAATTTATAAGTATCATCAAAGTTCGTCTCATCATCATTCACCTTCGTAACAAAAGCCCCCGTCATCCCGCCCGGATTAATAAGTTTCGCGCTGTGAGCCGCAATAAATTGTTGCATCGAAGCATTCAATCCCTCCACGCTTTCCCAATCCTTTGCCGCTGCCTTTGCATACTTTTTTCCGCCCGCTGCCTCATACCTCGGCTCAGGTTTTTCATTCGGCCACGCATCTTTTATATAACCCTTCAAATCATTAAAGTTGTCAAGCACAGGCGGTAGATAATCGCTCACCAAAAGATTTCTTAACGTCTGATGCCCCTCCTCCCTCGCCTCCTCATCCGGCAAATCCATCGCTGCCTTTCGCACAGCCCTCAGTGCCGCCAAAAATGCAGCCGTATACTTCGCCTTCTTCACGGCAAACACCGCCAAATCCGTTTCCAGATTATTATAGCCAAGCTCCGCAATAGCATACAACTCCAACTCCGTGCATTTGTACGCTCCTTCTACTTCTTGTGTCATGTTCTTTTTTATTTGTATTGATTTATACCAATAAAACAATTACCATACCAAACAACTCTATTCAGCTTTGTCTATTAAAATCTATAGGACTTTCGCAACTATTGTACAGATAACAGATATTTTGCAGATTTACAGATTACAGATGGCTGTTTATCTGAAAATCCGTATGAATCTGTTATCTGTACCACCTTTTGCGTAAGTCCTGATCTACATAAACCTGCTTAATATCAGCATATAATCGGCATTTCCCTCCTCATAATCGTTATCTCCCACCTCATAATCGTTATCTCCCACCTCATAATCGTTATCTCCCACCTCATAATCGTTATTTCCCTTCTCATAATCGTTATTTCCCTTCTCATAATCGTTATCTCCCACCTCGTAATTCATACCTCCCACCTCGTAATTCGTACCTCGTACCTCGTACCTCATACCTCCCTCCTCAAATCCAATAGTCAACACCTCATTATTCATTATTTGGGTCTCCATCCCTTCAGGACATTATTCATTTCTCTCACCTCTCAATCCTCCCTTCCCCTACCGATTTCCTGAATTATGTATGTTTGTGCCATGCACTAAATATCCTCTATGAAACCAGACAATATAGTTTTTGAATTCATCAAAGAAGAGCGCAACCGCCAACTGCACGGGCTTGAACTCATCGCATCCGAAAATTTTGTGAGTGATCAAGTGATGCGCGCATTGGGTTCTGTTCTCACAAACAAATATGCAGAAGGACTTCCCGGTAAAAGATATTATGGCGGATGCCAAGTGGTGGATAAAGTGGAGCAACTCGCCATTGACCGCGCCAAAACGCTGTACAACGCTGCCTGGGTGAATGTTCAGCCGCACTCAGGCGCGCAGGCAAACGCTTCGGTGATGCTCGGTGTACTAAAACCAGGAGATAAAATACTCGGCTTCAATCTTGCTCACGGTGGGCATCTCACTCACGGCTCACCGGTAAACTTTTCAGGGAAATTATATGTTCCATGTTTCTACAATGTGAATCGCGAAACAGGAAGAGTTGATTATGACGAAGTAGAGAAGAAGGCGCAGATTGAAAAACCAAAACTTATTATCTGCGGTGCATCGGCTTACTCACGCGATTGGGATTACGCACGGCTCAGAAAAATTGCCGATTCAATTGAAGTCCCCCTTAATAAAGGGGGGCAGGGGGGTTGTTTGCTCATGGCGGATATCGCTCACCCTGCCGGATTGATCGCCCGTGGGTTGCTCAGCGATCCGCTTCCGCATTGCCACATCGTAACCACCACCACCCACAAAACATTGCGCGGTCCACGCGGAGGAATGATCATGATGGGAAAAGATTTTCCAAATCCATGTGGACTTACCACTCCCAAAGGAGAAATTAAAATGATGTCGGCAGTTTTAGATGGCGCTGTTTTCCCCGGCACACAAGGCGGTCCCCTGGAGCATGCCATTGCGGCAAAGGCAATCGCCTTCGGTGAAGCAATGGAAGAATCATTCCTCAAATATGCTACGCAAGTGGTGAAGAACGCACGCACGATGGCAAAAACATTTATGGAAAAAGGATACAGCATCAGTTCCGGTGGAACCGATAATCACTGCATGTTAATTGACCTTAGGAATAAAAACCTGACAGGAAAAAAAGCGGAGGAATCGCTTATCAAAGCAGATATTACCGTGAACAAAAACATGGTTCCCTTTGATGATAAATCCCCTTTCGTTACTTCAGGAATCAGAATCGGAACTGCCGCGGTTACAACCAGAGGGCTGAAAGAAAAAGATATGCTGAAAATTGTTGAACTGATTGATGACGTGCTGATGCATACTGATAATGAAACAAGAATTGCTGAAGTGAAGAAAGAAGTGAATAAGTGGATGAAGAAGTATCCTCTTTTTAATTGGTAATACCAATGCCTCTTGTTTTATTGTTGTATTGTCGTATTGATCTTTTAGCAATAAAACAATAAGACAGTACAACAATTCTGCAATCGCCTATGATGAAATTAGACTTCACAAAATTCAAACCTGAACAAGGCAAACTGCTCATCTCCGAGCCGTTCATGAACGACCCGAATTTCAAGCGCTCGGTCATTCTGCTGGCGAATCATAATGATGAGGGCAGCGTTGGTTTTGTCCTCAACCGCCCTATGGATTTAAAGCTTCATCAGATTGTGGAAGAGTTTGAAGGAAATGATTTTCCCGTTTGGGATGGAGGACCCGTGCAGCGAGATAGTTTGTTTTACATTCATACGCTGGGTGATGCGATTCCAGAAAGCATTAACATCATGGGAGATTTATACTGGGGAGGCAATTTCGAAACAGTGAAAGCTCTTCTGCACGGAAAAAAGATTTCTCAGAATGAAATCCGCCTGTTCATCGGCTACTCCGGCTGGAGCGATGGACAATTGAAAGAGGAGATAAAGCGAAACTCATGGCTGGTGGCACCCGCTTCCATTGACATCGTTATGACCAACGACTGGAACAAACTCTGGAAAGATGTTCTTAAAGGAATGGGACAAGAATATGGCATCCTTGCCAACTTCCCTGAAAATCCTTTGTGGAATTAAATTCGCTTTTTGCTCAACTTATTAAATCACTACTTTTGTATTAAATACAATACTAACTAAAATCTTTTTTATATGAATATTCACGCGGAAAAAATTAGTTTAATAGAAAGAATTACTCATATTAATGATGAAACAATTCTACAGCAGGTTAAACAGTTGTTAGGGATTGCACAAAATCCTATAATTGGTTATGATATTCATGGAACCCCCATCACCCAATCAGTTTTCAACAAAAGTTTGAAGAGTGCCAAGAAGAGATATAAATCCGGGAAGCATACTTCTCAAGAGGATTTGGAAAAGCAAATGAAGAAATGGTAAATGAAAAGATTTAGAGTTATCTGGGATTCGGTTGCAATTTCTGAACTGAAAGATATTTATGATTGCCTCCATCGCGATTCTCCGCAATCAGCATTAATTGTCAGGGATGAATTGGTAAAAACAGTTGGCGGATTAAGTACAATACCCCGAAAATTCCAAGTATATGAATATGCCAATCCGTTACTTGGCGAATACTGTTCTGTTGTTCGCTGGAGTTATAGAATTGTTTATGAGATTATAGATTCAGACGTGCATATTGTCAGAATCATTCACACCAGCAGAGAATCAGGGAAAATTATTTTATAAAGTTTAAAAAGTATGGGCAAAGATTATTCTATCATTGCCAACTTCCCGGAAAACCCGCAGATGAATTGATAGTGCTGTTTTTGAATTGCTTGAAGTGTACTATATTTGCCGAAGAAAACTTCTGCCATGAAAAAAATAATCCTCACCGTCATCACCACTTTGGTTATTATCGTTGCAATATTTACTGCCTACATGTATTCAGGCATGTATGATGTAAGCCAGTTAACACCGCACAATGCGCTCACCAAATGGATGATCAGAACCACTCTGCATAATTCCATCAACGCGAGATTGAAAGACATACAAGTTTCTCCGATGAACGATACGGCAAATTTCGTTGATGGATTCGGGCATTACAACGAGATGTGTGTCAGCTGCCATGGCGCTCCCGGTATTGATCCGGGTGAAATGGCTAAAGGACTTTATCCCAAGCCCCCCAAGTTCTATAAGTCAGATGATATGCCGGATCCTGATGAATCATTCTGGATTATTAAAAATGGTATCAAGATGACAAGCATGCCTGCGTACGGTCCCACGCATAACGACAAAGCGATATGGGCGATGACGGATTTCTTATTGAATAAAATGAACAAGATGTCTCCTGAAGAATATCAGGCATGGATAAAAAAATATTCCGAACAGGAAGAGAAGGGCGAAACTAAAGGTACAGAAGAGCAGGAAAAAGGAGACGATGATTAATTCACTTTTTTCTCATCTGTTGCATTCATTACATAAGTTCCTTTCAGATCTTTCATATTGGTAACGGGAGCAGGAGCAGCAATTGTTACAGCATTATTTTCTATAGGAGAAGTCGGTGCTGCATTGTGAATGGCAATCAGCGGAGCAATGGTCAATCCTACCAGTGAAGAAAGTTTGATAAGAATATTCATCGAAGGACCTGAAGTATCTTTGAACGGATCACCCACCGTATCACCCACCACAGCCGCTTTGTGCGGTTCAGATTTTTTATAGAAGGTTTCTTTCTTTCCGTTCACTACAATTTCAACACCTTTCTCAAAAGATTTTTTTGCATTATCCCACGCACCGCCTGCATTGTTTTGAAAGATAGCCCAAAGAACTCCGCTCACAGTCACGCCCGCCATGTAAGCGCCTAATGCTTCAGCGCCCATTGCCAGACCGATGATGATTGGAGTAACAATGGTGATAACACCGGGAGCTAACATTTCTCTAAGAGCAGCTTTTGTAGATATCTCCACACATTTTCCGTATTCAGGTTTTCCGGTTCCTTCCAGTATGCCGGGAATTTCGCGGAACTGCCTGCGCACTTCATTCACCATATCCATGGCAGCTTTACCTACGGAATTCATTGCAAGAGCGGAGAACACAACGGGAATCATTCCGCCAACAAATAAAGCGGCAAGCACTTTCGCGTCAAAAATATTTATGCCTTTTATTCCGGTAAGCGTTACATACGCAGCAAAAAGAGCGAGGGCAGTCAGCGCAGCCGAAGCAATTGCAAAACCTTTTCCAACAGCAGCGGTAGTATTACCAACGGAATCAAGCACATCAGTTTTCTCCCTCACTTCTTTCGGCAATTGACTCATTTCAGCAATGCCGCCTGCGTTATCTGAAATAGGACCGAAGGCATCAATTGCCAATTGCATGGCGGTGGTTGCCATCATTGCCGAAGCAGCGATACCCACTCCGTAAAAACCGGCCAGCGCATAAGCGCCCCAGATGGCGCCTGCGAAAATTATTACAGGGAAAGCAGTGGAAAGCATTCCGGTTCCCAGTCCGGCAATAATATTGGTGGCGGCTCCTGTTGCGGATTTCTCCACGATGGCGCGAACAGGTTTTCCGATCAGTCCGGTGTAATATTCCGTGATGAAGGAAATTAAATAGCCAACCGCCATCCCGATGCAAACGGCAAAGAATACATTCAGAGATGAAGTAGTGATAGATGTGAATTCTCCTGCACTGAATGCGCTCATCAGAATTGTTTCGGGCAGCATTATTTTAATCAGACCGAAAGAAGCAACAAGCGCCAGCAGCATGGAAATATTATTTCCCATATTCAATGCGCGTTGAACGGTATTGGTGTTTGCTTCTGCTTTGTCAGAAACATTTACAAAAAAAGTTCCGATGATGGAGGCGATGATTCCTGCGCCTGCAATTGCCATAGGAAGAAGTATCGGACCAATTCCACCGAAAACATCCGCAATGCTTCCGCCATTATCACGAATAATATAATTTCCTAAAACCATGGAGGCAAGAACAGTGGCTACGTAAGAACCAAACAAGTCAGCGCCCATTCCTGCCACATCGCCCACGTTATCTCCTACGTTATCGGCAATCGTTGCCGGGTTGCGCGGATCGTCCTCAGGAATTCCGGCTTCCACTTTTCCTACTAAGTCAGCGCCAACGTCAGCGGCTTTTGTATAAATGCCGCCACCCACACGGGCGAACAAGGCGATGGATTCAGCGCCCAAAGAAAATCCGGCTAACACTTCCAGCACTCTGGTCATGCCGTCATAGCCACCGCCTGTTGCAAAATTTCCTCCCATGAACTGAAAGAAAAAGATAATGAACAAAGAACTTAAACCTAAAACTGCAAGACCTGCAACTCCCAATCCCATCACCGTTCCTCCTCGGAAAGAAACTTTCAACGCTTTTGCTAAAGATGTTTTAGCTGCCTGAGTAGTACGAACATTTGCTTTTGTTGCTATTCTCATTCCAAGAAATCCCGCAAGTGCGGAGAAAAAACATCCTACCACAAAAGCAACAATGATCAAT is a window encoding:
- a CDS encoding serine hydroxymethyltransferase; its protein translation is MKPDNIVFEFIKEERNRQLHGLELIASENFVSDQVMRALGSVLTNKYAEGLPGKRYYGGCQVVDKVEQLAIDRAKTLYNAAWVNVQPHSGAQANASVMLGVLKPGDKILGFNLAHGGHLTHGSPVNFSGKLYVPCFYNVNRETGRVDYDEVEKKAQIEKPKLIICGASAYSRDWDYARLRKIADSIEVPLNKGGQGGCLLMADIAHPAGLIARGLLSDPLPHCHIVTTTTHKTLRGPRGGMIMMGKDFPNPCGLTTPKGEIKMMSAVLDGAVFPGTQGGPLEHAIAAKAIAFGEAMEESFLKYATQVVKNARTMAKTFMEKGYSISSGGTDNHCMLIDLRNKNLTGKKAEESLIKADITVNKNMVPFDDKSPFVTSGIRIGTAAVTTRGLKEKDMLKIVELIDDVLMHTDNETRIAEVKKEVNKWMKKYPLFNW
- a CDS encoding YqgE/AlgH family protein; the protein is MMKLDFTKFKPEQGKLLISEPFMNDPNFKRSVILLANHNDEGSVGFVLNRPMDLKLHQIVEEFEGNDFPVWDGGPVQRDSLFYIHTLGDAIPESINIMGDLYWGGNFETVKALLHGKKISQNEIRLFIGYSGWSDGQLKEEIKRNSWLVAPASIDIVMTNDWNKLWKDVLKGMGQEYGILANFPENPLWN
- a CDS encoding type II toxin-antitoxin system RelE/ParE family toxin, coding for MKRFRVIWDSVAISELKDIYDCLHRDSPQSALIVRDELVKTVGGLSTIPRKFQVYEYANPLLGEYCSVVRWSYRIVYEIIDSDVHIVRIIHTSRESGKIIL
- a CDS encoding cytochrome c, producing MKKIILTVITTLVIIVAIFTAYMYSGMYDVSQLTPHNALTKWMIRTTLHNSINARLKDIQVSPMNDTANFVDGFGHYNEMCVSCHGAPGIDPGEMAKGLYPKPPKFYKSDDMPDPDESFWIIKNGIKMTSMPAYGPTHNDKAIWAMTDFLLNKMNKMSPEEYQAWIKKYSEQEEKGETKGTEEQEKGDDD
- a CDS encoding sodium-translocating pyrophosphatase; amino-acid sequence: MENLIYLLPVFGLVALAYRTIIARWVVKQDAGDAKMNGIAQNIAEGAMAFLKAEYRILGIYVVLAGIGLGILSQIPKVAAHSSLLIIVAFVVGCFFSALAGFLGMRIATKANVRTTQAAKTSLAKALKVSFRGGTVMGLGVAGLAVLGLSSLFIIFFFQFMGGNFATGGGYDGMTRVLEVLAGFSLGAESIALFARVGGGIYTKAADVGADLVGKVEAGIPEDDPRNPATIADNVGDNVGDVAGMGADLFGSYVATVLASMVLGNYIIRDNGGSIADVFGGIGPILLPMAIAGAGIIASIIGTFFVNVSDKAEANTNTVQRALNMGNNISMLLALVASFGLIKIMLPETILMSAFSAGEFTSITTSSLNVFFAVCIGMAVGYLISFITEYYTGLIGKPVRAIVEKSATGAATNIIAGLGTGMLSTAFPVIIFAGAIWGAYALAGFYGVGIAASAMMATTAMQLAIDAFGPISDNAGGIAEMSQLPKEVREKTDVLDSVGNTTAAVGKGFAIASAALTALALFAAYVTLTGIKGINIFDAKVLAALFVGGMIPVVFSALAMNSVGKAAMDMVNEVRRQFREIPGILEGTGKPEYGKCVEISTKAALREMLAPGVITIVTPIIIGLAMGAEALGAYMAGVTVSGVLWAIFQNNAGGAWDNAKKSFEKGVEIVVNGKKETFYKKSEPHKAAVVGDTVGDPFKDTSGPSMNILIKLSSLVGLTIAPLIAIHNAAPTSPIENNAVTIAAPAPVTNMKDLKGTYVMNATDEKKVN